The sequence CGCCTGCTGGGGCTCATCAACGAGGGAGAGGACTTCGAGGAACTTGCGCGCCGGTATTCCCGGGACCCGTCGAGCGCGGCGCAGGGCGGTGACCTCGGGTGGTTCCCGCGCGGACGCATGGTGCGTGAGTTCGAGGATGCCGCCTTCGGGATGTTCCAGGAGGGTCAGGTGAGCGACGTGGTCGAGACCGACTTCGGCGCGCACATCATCCGCGTCGACCGCATAAGCCTCGGGGAGCGGAGGGCGCGGCACATCCTCATCACCGCGGAAACCAACGCGGCGGACGAGGCGGCGGCGCAGGTGTTGGCCGGCGAGATTCTCGAGCGGGCGCGGGCCGGCGAGTCCATGAGGGCGCTTCACGAGGAGTACGGTTACAAGGCCCAGCCGCCTCTGGATTCGCTCCAGATCTTCACCCCCCAGCTCGGCTCGCTCCCCCCGGGATACGTGGCCGAGATCGGATCCGCGGCGGACGGGGACGTGGTCGGCCCCATCGAGTTCGACGACCGGGGCAAGGTGTTTGCCGTGGTCAAGGTTCTCGAGACGCGGCCCGAGGGCGACTACACCTACGACGATCTGCGGACCCGCGTGGAGGATCAGCTGCGCGAGACGAAGGTGCTCGACGAGATCATCGAAGAGCTGCGCGCGCGGGCGCATGTCGAGCTTCGCCCATGAGCGGCTCCGCCTGAGCTTCCGCTGCGTAGCGCAGCGCGACTGACGTGACGTCGCTTGCCCCCGCCCCGCGCGCACGACTCGCCGTGACCCTCGGCGACCCGCGCGGCATCGGACCCGAGGTGATGTCGGTGGCTGCCCGCCGTTTCGTGGAGGAAGACCCGGGCACCGAGTTGCTGGTGCTGGGACCGGCGGGCGCGGACCCGGGTGTGGGCGAATACCACTCCATGGGGAAGTGGGACGGCACCGAGCTGAGCGCGGGACAAGTGTCGCTTGCGGCGCTGGAGACGGGGGTCGAACTCGCGATGGAGGGTGCCGTGGCCGGGATCGTGACCGGACCGGTGCACAAACCCGCGCTGCAGGCGGCCGGGAGCCGCCACCCGGGCCAGACCGAGCTGCTGGAGGCGCTCGCCGGGGCGGACGAGTCCGGAATGCTCATGTGTGCCGAGCGGACGCGCCTGGGAGCTCCCCTGCGTGTCCTGCTGGCCACACGGCACATCGCGCTGGCGCAGGTCGCCGCGCACGTGACGGTAGACGTGCTGGTACGGCAGGCCCGCCTTCTGGTCGCGGGGCTGCGAACGGACTGGGCCATCGCCGAGCCGCGCGTCGCGCTGTGCGCCCTCAACCCCCACGCCTCCGATGGCGGCCTCTTCGGCGACGAGGAGGAGCGGGTGTACGCGCCCGCGCTCGAGGCGCTCGCGCGGAAAGCCGGAAGGGTGGCCGGCCCCCTCCCCGCCGACACCGTGTTCGTGCGCGCCCTGCGGGGCGAGTTCGACGCGGTCGTCGCCCCCTATCACGATGTGGCCATGGCAGCCCTCAAGACGGTCTCCTTCGGCACCGGGGTCAACGTCACCCTTGGGCTGCCCTTCGTGCGCACCTCCCCCGACCACGGCACCGCCTTCGACATTGCCGGCCGGGGAGTGGCGGACGCCACCTCCGCGCTGGAGGCGTTGCGGCTTGCGACCCGCGTCGCCGCCAACCGGGCGACCACCTCCCGCGGTGCCGCAGCGCCCGCAGGCCCATCCGCGGCGCCCTCCGCGACCCTGTGACGCTGCCGCCGGTTACGGGGCACGAGCCGGCGCGCTCGACGTTCGCCGGAGCGCACGCAAGAGATTCCCTCCCGGCCGCGCTCCTGATCCACGGCCTCGCGGGAACCGGCAAGCAACGCATCGCCCTGTGGCTCGGCCAGTTGCTCCACTGCGAGATCCCGAACGCCCGGGGCCCGTGCGCCCGCTGCCGCGCCTGCCGGATGGCCGTCCGGCTGCAGCACCCCGACCTGCACTGGTTCTTCCCCCTGCCGCGCCCCAAGCGCGCCAGCGGAGCGGAGCGGATGGTGGCCGCCCTGGAGGAGGCCCGCGCGGCCGCCCTGGAAGCCGTTCGGC comes from Gammaproteobacteria bacterium and encodes:
- the pdxA gene encoding 4-hydroxythreonine-4-phosphate dehydrogenase PdxA, with product MTSLAPAPRARLAVTLGDPRGIGPEVMSVAARRFVEEDPGTELLVLGPAGADPGVGEYHSMGKWDGTELSAGQVSLAALETGVELAMEGAVAGIVTGPVHKPALQAAGSRHPGQTELLEALAGADESGMLMCAERTRLGAPLRVLLATRHIALAQVAAHVTVDVLVRQARLLVAGLRTDWAIAEPRVALCALNPHASDGGLFGDEEERVYAPALEALARKAGRVAGPLPADTVFVRALRGEFDAVVAPYHDVAMAALKTVSFGTGVNVTLGLPFVRTSPDHGTAFDIAGRGVADATSALEALRLATRVAANRATTSRGAAAPAGPSAAPSATL
- a CDS encoding peptidylprolyl isomerase codes for the protein MAKSLLAIPGRLSSRHLLILALLLCAAPARAQQPGSLPEVVDGVVAIAGDSVILRSEVQERLLQMRASGAPMPEDPAGIMQLQDEIVESLINEQLLLQAAESDTTIVVSDEELEVIVQQDLDERMRNVGGMGQMVALLSEQGLNLISYREMLKEQARRQRLQSLWVGRRRADIGPIVVTEGEVRAFIDAQRDQLPKRPASIIFRQVLVRSEPSDSTREAARLEAERLLGLINEGEDFEELARRYSRDPSSAAQGGDLGWFPRGRMVREFEDAAFGMFQEGQVSDVVETDFGAHIIRVDRISLGERRARHILITAETNAADEAAAQVLAGEILERARAGESMRALHEEYGYKAQPPLDSLQIFTPQLGSLPPGYVAEIGSAADGDVVGPIEFDDRGKVFAVVKVLETRPEGDYTYDDLRTRVEDQLRETKVLDEIIEELRARAHVELRP